In Flammeovirgaceae bacterium 311, one DNA window encodes the following:
- a CDS encoding ECF subfamily RNA polymerase sigma-70 factor (COG1595 DNA-directed RNA polymerase specialized sigma subunit, sigma24 homolog) — MGTTDITIQIQKVLAGDVAAYSNIVSLYRDLAHTLAYNILLNHEDAEEAVQDAFVKAYLKLSTFKGEAKFSTWLYRIVFTTAINKSKKKKLPLISLEDQLNDEELSPQLNSQLAAYALAEQQKFIQQAMVALKEDERVCITLFYLQEFSVSEVEELTQYTASNIKVLLHRGRKKLLVSLQQILKNDIHSLI, encoded by the coding sequence ATGGGCACCACAGATATTACTATTCAGATCCAAAAGGTACTTGCAGGCGATGTTGCTGCTTACAGCAACATTGTGAGCCTGTATCGGGATCTGGCCCACACCCTTGCCTACAACATACTGCTCAACCACGAAGACGCAGAAGAAGCAGTACAGGATGCTTTTGTTAAGGCTTACCTGAAGCTCAGTACCTTTAAGGGGGAGGCTAAGTTCTCCACCTGGCTCTACCGCATTGTGTTTACCACGGCCATCAATAAAAGCAAAAAGAAAAAGCTCCCCCTCATCAGCCTGGAAGATCAGCTGAACGATGAGGAGCTTTCGCCGCAGCTAAACAGCCAGCTGGCTGCCTATGCGCTGGCAGAGCAACAGAAATTTATTCAGCAGGCCATGGTGGCACTCAAGGAAGATGAGCGTGTGTGCATTACCCTGTTTTACCTCCAGGAGTTTTCGGTAAGCGAGGTGGAGGAGCTAACCCAGTACACAGCCTCCAACATAAAAGTACTGTTGCACCGGGGCCGGAAAAAGCTGCTCGTAAGCCTGCAGCAAATCCTGAAAAATGATATACACTCCTTAATCTGA
- a CDS encoding putative hydrolase (COG0596 Predicted hydrolases or acyltransferases (alpha/beta hydrolase superfamily)): MDIEAQYYQVNGIRLHVIEAGRQDGEILLFLHGFPEYWWGWRHQISYFAQLGYRVVAPAQRGYHLSSKPAQTKAYGMKHLTDDVAALIRQLPKQKVNLVGHDWGGAVAWAMALRYPELLHKLIVLNLPHPQVMRRSFVKWPKQLLKSWYIGFFQLPLLPEKLLSRHNFKLLTKTMMASSKEGTFSQEDMLRYKQAWQQPGALKAMINWYRAALSGTLKLNHLVTTPTLLIWGKQDQFLSHEMAPASIEKCEKGRLEMIPDATHWVQHEKSELVNKLILEFIS; encoded by the coding sequence ATGGATATAGAAGCGCAGTATTATCAGGTAAATGGTATTCGTTTGCATGTAATAGAGGCTGGCAGGCAGGATGGCGAGATCCTGCTCTTTCTGCATGGTTTTCCCGAATACTGGTGGGGCTGGCGCCACCAGATCTCTTACTTTGCCCAGCTGGGTTACCGGGTTGTGGCACCCGCCCAGCGGGGCTACCATCTTAGCAGCAAACCAGCGCAAACGAAGGCTTATGGCATGAAGCACCTCACCGATGATGTTGCTGCACTGATCAGGCAGCTGCCAAAGCAAAAGGTAAATCTGGTAGGGCACGACTGGGGCGGTGCCGTAGCCTGGGCAATGGCACTACGCTACCCGGAGCTGCTGCATAAACTGATTGTACTGAACCTGCCCCACCCGCAGGTAATGCGCCGTTCTTTTGTGAAATGGCCTAAACAGCTGCTCAAAAGTTGGTACATAGGTTTTTTTCAGCTCCCGTTGCTGCCCGAAAAACTGCTTAGTCGGCATAATTTTAAACTGCTGACCAAAACCATGATGGCCTCATCTAAAGAAGGTACTTTCAGCCAGGAAGATATGCTCCGCTATAAACAAGCCTGGCAACAGCCGGGAGCCCTGAAAGCCATGATCAACTGGTACCGCGCTGCCCTTTCCGGCACCCTGAAACTGAACCACCTTGTTACTACTCCCACCCTGCTCATCTGGGGCAAACAAGATCAGTTCCTAAGCCATGAAATGGCGCCTGCCAGCATTGAGAAGTGCGAAAAGGGCCGGCTGGAAATGATTCCGGATGCCACCCACTGGGTACAGCACGAAAAGTCAGAACTGGTCAATAAACTGATACTGGAATTTATCAGCTGA